The sequence CAACAAAAGGCACCGCAGATTTTCTTGCAGATAATGGGTTATCAGTGAAAACCGTTCTTAAAATAAATCAAGGCGGGGAAACAGTTCTAGATTTAATCCGTAGTGGTGAAGCGCAAGTTGTTGTGAATACGATGGATAAAAATCGTTCGGATCTAAATCAAGATGGATTTTTGATCCGCCGTGAAGCAGTAGAACATGGAGTTCCATTGTTTACATCATTAGACACAGCTGAGGCAATCCTGAAAGTCCTAGAATCACGGGCATTTTCAACTGAGTCTATCTAAATCTAAATAAAAGGTGAGAAAAAAACGGACCCTTTGTAAATAAAAGAGTTCAGCGTTTTTTCTCAACCTCATGTTGTAAAGGAGCGGAATAAATGAAACAGGAAATAATGACAATCATCTCTCAGCAACAATTAGCACCTAGGATTTTCCAAATGACGTTGACAGGTGATTTAGTCAACGAAATGGAAAAACCTGGGCAGTTTATCCATATAAAAGTTCCAAGGGTAGATATGCTTTTAAGAAGACCAATCAGTATCAATCAAATAGATAAAGAAGCAAAGACCTGTACGATTATTTATCGAACAGAAGGTGACGGGACCAAAGTTTTTGCTGAACTCACAACTGGTGACACTTTAGATGTTATGGGGCCTTTGGGAAATGGTTTTGATGTCGAGTGTTTGACTGCAGGCCAAAAAGCATATGTGATTGGTGGTGGGATAGGTATTCCACCAATGTACGAACTGTCCAAGCAACTGAAGCAAAGAGGGATCGAAGTCGTTCATTTTCTTGGCTATGCTTCTAAAGAAGTCGCTTATTTTCAAGATGAATTTATTGCTTTAGGTGACACGCGTTTTGCAACGGACGATGGTTCTTTTGGCGTTGAAGGAAATGTCGGCAACCTTTTGTTGGATGCTGTTCAAAAAGAGCAACCTGATGCAGTATATGCTTGCGGTGCTAATGGAATGTTAAAAATGATCGCCCAAGTATTTTCTGACAATCCGAATGTTTTTCTTTCACTAGAACAACGAATGGCTTGTGGGATGGGTGCTTGTTATGCCTGTGTTTGCCATGTGCCTGATGATGAAACTGGAACAAAAAGTGTCAAAGTTTGTGATGAAGGGCCAATCTTTAGAGCCAGCGAGGTGGTTTTATGATGAAAAATTCGTTAGCAATTAGTATTCCTGGTTTAGAATTAAAAAATCCCATTATTCCTGCTAGTGGTTGTTTTGGATTTGGTGAAGAATATGCTAAGTATTACGATCTGGGAAAACTTGGTTCGATCATGATCAAAGCTACGACACCACAAGCACGTTTTGGCAATGCAACACCAAGAGTGGCAGAAACACCAAGTGGTATGCTAAATGCAATCGGGTTACAAAATCCAGGTTTGGATGTGGTCATGAATACAAAACTCCCTGCATTAGAAGCGTATGATGTACCGATTATTGCGAACGTTGCCGGAGCTTGTGAAGATGATTATGTGGAAGTCTGCAGTAAAATTGGGGACGCACCAAATGTTAAAGCAATCGAATTAAATATTTCATGTCCAAATGTAAAACATGGCGGTATTGCCTTTGGAACGGACCCAGATGTTGCCTTTCAATTAACACAAGCTGTGAAAAAAGTATCGAAAGTCCCGATTTATGTAAAGCTTTCTCCAAACGTGACAGATATTGTGCCAGTTGCACAAGCAATTGAAGCTGGAGGTGCGGATGGTTTTTCAATGATCAATACACTTTTAGGGATGCGGATTGATTTAAAGACCCGTCGTCCGGTTTTGGCCAATCAAACAGGAGGATTATCAGGTCCTGCTATCAAGCCCGTTGCAATTCGTTTAATCCATCAAGTTTCTCAGATTTCCAACTTGCCGATCATCGGTATGGGTGGTGTACAAACGGTGGACGATGTCTTAGAAATGTTTATGGCTGGAGCAAGTGCAGTAGCTGTTGGAACTGCTAATTTTACTGATCCATATATATGTCCCAAACTGATCGATGCGTTGCCTAGCAAGATGGCAGAACTTGGAATCGAGTCATTAGAGCAATTAATCAAAGAAGTTAGAGAGGCGAAAAATCTATGAGTCAACGACCGATCATCGCGTTAGATTTCTCTATAAAAATGGAAGTAGAAGCATTTTTAGCTAATTTTCCTAAGGAAGAATCATTATTTGTCAAAGTAGGAATGGAGTTATTTTATCAAGAAGGACCTGAAATCGTCCGTTGGCTGAAAGGGTTGGGTCATTCTGTTTTTCTTGATCTAAAATTACATGATATTCCAAATACCGTTGAAAAATCAATGATTGGCTTAGCGAAGCTTGGTGTGGATATCACGAATGTTCATGCTGCTGGCGGTGTCAAGATGATGGAAGCAGCTAAAAATGGACTGAAAAAAGGAACGGAAGAGGGCGCAAAAGTGCCTATTTTGATTGCTGTGACACAACTTACTTCAACAAGCGAAAAAGAAATGCAGCAAGATCAATTGATTGAAGTCCCTTTAAAAGAGAGTGTGCTCCATTATGCAAAATGTACGGAAAAGGCCGGATTGGATGGAGTAGTTTGTTCCGCATTAGAAGCGCAAGACATTCATCAAGCGACAAGTGAGAAATTTGTTTGCTTAACACCAGGAATACGTCCAAGCGGTAGTGAGGTTGGAGATCAAAAACGAGTAGTGACACCAACCGATGCAAGAAAAATCGGTTCAACTTATATTGTAGTAGGTCGACCAATCACACAAGCTGAAGACCCTTATGAAGCGTATCAATCAATCAAAAATGAGTGGAATGGAGAAATAAAATGACAGAACTAGCTAAAAGGATTGCCAAAGATTTATTAGAAATTGAAGCGGTATTTCTAAGCCCAAACGAACCTTTTACATGGGCAAGTGGAATCAAAAGTCCGATTTATTGTGATAATCGAATCACTATGAGTTATCCAGTTGTTCGTAAGGAGATTGCTAAAGGCTTAGCAGAAAAAATCAAACAAAGCTATCCAGATGTGGAAGTTATTGCTGGAACAGCAACCGCTGGGATTCCCCATGCTGCTTGGGTAGCAGATATTTTAGATTTGCCTATGGTTTATATTCGCAGTAAAGCGAAAGAGCATGGCAAAGGCAATCAAATCGAAGGACGGATCTTTAAAGGACAAAAAATGGTTGTAATTGAAGATTTGATTTCAACAGGTGGAAGTGTCTTAGAAGCTGCAGCTGCGGCAGAACGTGAAGGCGCAGACATTTTAGGTGTTGCAGCGATCTTTACTTATGAACTACCAAAAGGCAAAGAAAAATTTGCAGCACACAAAATGAATTTATTGACATTAACAAATTATTCAACATTGATTGATGCGGCTTTAGAATCTAATTATATTGAAGAAAAAGATGTTGCTTTATTAAAAGAGTGGAAACAAGATCCAGAAAATTGGTTAACTAAATAATTTAGACGATAAAAGTATGATTTTTGATTATATATTCAAAAGTTATACTTTTTTCTTAATCGATGGATTTCTTAAGCTGTGGTATACTTTCATTATAAAAAGAGCAAAATCGCTTTTGAAAATTGACTGATATTGATAATTAGTATACAGTTATTCAAATGATAAAATTAGAAGGTGGGGTTTGATGAAAAATATTCGAAATATGGACGTGGAATGGGGATACGAAGGAGAGCTTGGACCGGAGCATTGGCACACGCTTTGTGATTGGTTTTCGACGGGAGCTAAATATCCTTATCAATCGCCTGTTAATTTATCAAAAAACTTGATCAATGGTGTCTCTGCAAGCAGAGCGATTGATTTTTGTTATAAAATAGAAGAATTTACAGAAAAAGAATTTAAAAATACCTTTCACTTTGTTCCACCAAATACAGAAAGCTATGTAATTTTTGAAGATGAAAAATATTATTTAACAGATATTCATTTTCACACACCAAGCGAGCATACCTTTGATGGAGAACATGCGCCCTTGGAATTTCATCTTGTTCATATGAATAATTCTGGGGATAATTTAGTTGTGGGTTGTTTATTTACCATTACTACAGATGATAATAAATTTTCAAAAAATCAAACGACTCTCAAATGGAACTCACAAACGCATCAACAGTGGTTTGATCCTTCAATTTTTTTACCCGAACAAAAATCTCATTTTCATTACTTAGGTTCGTTAACAACACCGCCAACTAAGGGACCTGTTCATTGGTTTGTTTTCGATTCTATTCAAAAAATGGATCAAGATTTTTTTGCGCGAATTGACGAAGGGATGTTGCCTTTCAACAATCGACCAGTCCAAGCATTGAATGGACGTAAAATCTATTTTTCTGAATAAGACGGAGGGCCTCTATGAATATTCAACAAATGAAATATGTTGTAGCTGTTGCGAATAATGGTAGTTTCAGAGAAGCTGCAAAGAAACTATTCATCACGCAACCAAGTCTTTCAAATGGAATTCGTGAGTTAGAAGAAGAAATTGGTGTAACCTTATTTATTCGTACCAATAAAGGTGCTTCTTTGACTGAAGAGGGGTTGACCTTTTTAGAACATGCGGAAAAGATTTTGACACAAATGGAAATAATTGAAAATCGCTATCAAGAAGTGACTAAGAGTGAACGTTTTTCAATTTCTTCTCAGCACTATGATTTTTTAGGCGAAGTGATGGGGAAAGTTATCCAGCAATTTAAAGACCAATATAAAAATTTTCGTGTATTTGAGACAACGACTTTAAAAGTAATTGAAGACGTAAAAAGTTACCATAGTGAACTTGGTATTATTTATTTAAATAGTCAAAATCAATCAGGTATTGAGCGGTATTTAGAGCAGGCAAATTTAACATATGAAGTTGTTGGAAGCTTTAAAACCCATATTTTTCTTGGAAAAAATCATCCGTTGGCAAAACAAAAAGAAATCAAACTGGAACAATTATGTTGCTATCCCCAAGTTCGTTTTACGCAAGAAGGGAGCAATTTTGCTTATTTTTCAGAAGATCTAATTGAAAATCAAGAACAAGAAACAGTGATTTACACAAATGATCGTGGAACGTTGATGAATTTATTAGTAGAGACAGATGCCTATGCATCAGGATCAGGTGTGGTCACTGGATTTACCAAAAAAGAAATTCGGTTAGTTCCATTAGCGGAAAGTACAAACAATAAAATATGTGTTCTCTATCAGAAAAATAAAACCATTAGTACTATTGGTCAATTTTTTATAAAAGAGTTGAAACAGCTGTTTTGAAACAAAGAAAACTTGTTCTAGAATCCCAATTGAACAAGTTTATGTATTTACAGCATAAAAAAATCATCCTTCAAAAGAGGATGATTTTTTAGTTTAAGTATAAACAAATGAATACATGTTTATTATTTTGTTATTTTTTTGATGCTAATACATAGTTAGTCATTAATTGATAAACTTTTTCCATTTCCTCACGTGTCCCCATCGAAACGCGTAAATAATTGTTCAATCGTTCGATCTTTGGAAAATAGCGAACAAATATGTCGTGAGTTTCTAAATAATGGTATAACTCTTCAATGACCAAATCAGGATGAGTCAGTAAAACAAAGTTTGTTTTTGAGACGAGAGAACGAAATCCTGATTGTTCAATGATTTTTGTAAACCAATCTCTAGTTGCACAAATATCTTTCGTTATTTCTTCATAATATTTTTTATCCTCAACGGCAGCAACAGCTAAATTTTCTGCTAACATATCAACTGAATAAGGATTAAAAGAAGACTTGATACTTTCCGCAATTTGAATATACTTTGGATTACCAATAGCATAACCAACGCGTAAACCCGCTAAAGAGCTTGATTTTGAAAAGGTTCTAATAATGATTAGATTTGGGTATTTATCTAAAAGTTTAATAGCCGATTGACCAGCAAAATCAATGTAGGCTTCATCGATGATCACAATAACTTCTTGATTTTCTTTCAATAAATGCTCGATTTCTACAAGTGGTTTGAATAAACCTGTTGGTGCATTTGGATTAGCAATGATTATCCCACCATTTGGCGGGTTATAATTTTTTACAGCTATTTCAAAGTGACTGTTTAAGGCCAACTCTTTAAATGGGATCTGAAAAAGATCAGCCCAAACTTTATAAAAACCATAAGTGATATCCGGAAATAAAATAGGATCTGAACTATTGAAAAAAGCAAGGAAACAAAAAGCTAACACTTCATCCGATCCATTGCCAATCAAAAAATGTTCAGGAGATAATCCGTGCTTTATCCCCAATGCTTTTTTTAAAGAAAAATTATCAATAGAGCTATATCTTTTTAAATGTTCAGCATCGAAATTTCTCAGTACCTCAGTGACTTTTGGAGAAGGTGGATAAGGGTTCTCATTTGTGTTTAATTTGATCATATCTGAATAATTAGGTTGTTCTCCTGGAACATAAGGAGTGATTTTTCTAATGCCTTTCATGTCGTTCTCTCCTTTCATTTCTTATAACTATAAAGAAGCAAAGAAGGTTTCGCAAGATAAATATGTGGATTTGGAAAGAAAATACGTATTTTTGAAATACAAATTTCATTTTAGGCTAAATTATGCTATTATAATTCCATCAAGAAAAAATGACTACAACTTTTTTGTTTTGATCATGCGTGACGGTTTAAGGCTAATTGTCAATGGTCGGGGGAATAAGTAAGAGGAGATGGTTTGATGGATTTAACGAAAAGATTTAATAAACAAGTATATAAAATCGCCGTTTCGACGATTCGCCAATTTGACGAACAAGTAAGTGATATTGAAGACATTATAAAATTGACGTTGGGAGAGCCAGATTTTAATACTCCTGAGCATGTAAAAACAGCAGCACATGATGCAATCGAAAATAATTTTTCGCATTATTCAGGTATGTCAGGGTTGATGGATGTTCGTGAAGCAGCCACTTTTTTTATGAAAGAAAAATATGGGGTCATTTATCAACCAGCATCTGAAGTTTTAGTAACAGTGGGAGCAACTGAGGCGATTTCTGCAAGTTTACTTTCTATTTTAGAACCTGGCGATAAAGTTTTGATGCCAGCTCCAATCTATCCGGGCTATGAACCAGTGATTACGTTGGCTCAAGCAGAACCAATCTATATTGATACTACATCAAATGATTTTGTATTGACACCTGAAATGATTGAGCTTGCGATGTCAGAACATGGCGATCAGGTTAAAGCAATTATTCTAAATTACCCAAGCAATCCAACTGGTGTAACGTATAATCGTGAAGAAGTCAAAGCGATTGCAGATGTATTGAAAAACTATTCAATCTTCGTGATCAGTGATGAAATCTACAGTGAATTAACCTATGAAGACCAGCATGTATCCATCGCAGAATTTATTCCAGAACAAACTATTTTGATCAATGGTCTATCAAAATCACATGCGATGACGGGCTGGCGGATTGGATTTATCTTTGGACCAGAGAATTTGATTGCTGAAATCATCAAAGTTCATCAATATTTAGTCACAGCGGCTTCTACAATATCTCAAAAAGCAGCAGTTAGAGCGTTGGTTGAAGGAATGAATGATGCAGCAGTAATGAAAGAAGAATACCGAGAACGCCGAGATTTTGTTTATGAGCAAATGACTGCATTTGGGTTTGAAGTAGCCAGACCGAATGGTGCCTTTTATATTTTTGCGAAAATTCCTGCAGGATACCAACAAGATTCTATGAAATTCTGTGTAGATTTAGCTAAGCAAGAAGCAGTAGCGATCATTCCAGGAGTTGCTTTCGGTAAAGAAGCAGAAGGCTATGTAAGAATCAGCTATGCGGCAGACTTAGCGACATTAAAAGAAGCAATGAAACGAATCGGATATTATATCAAAACGAACAGTTAAGCGAGCAATCGTTTAACTGTTTTTTCGTCTCAACAGAACCTTTACATTCCTTTACTCATTATTTACAGAACGTTGAAACAGAATTAACACACTGCTGTTAAACTAAGCTTGTAACTAATTGAAAAGGACGTGTAAAAATGAAGAAACGTTTATTATCAGCAATTGTGTTAAGTGTAGGACTTTTAATCGCAGGGTGCGGCAATCAAGGGGCTGCAACTGGTGACAGTAGTAATAAATCTAACGATAGCGGAAGTACAAGTAATCAACCTGTTAAAATCGTAGCAGTTGGTTCAACCGCTTTACAACCATTAGTAGATGCAGCGAAAGATCAATTTGTTTCTGAACATGCTAATTACACAATTTCAGTTCAGGGCGGAGGTAGTGGAACTGGACTTTCTCAAGTCGCTGATGGTGCTGTGACAATTGGAAATTCTGACGTTTTTGCCGAAGAAAAATCTGGTGTAGATGCGTCAAAACTTGTTGATCATCGTGTTGCCGTTGTGGGAATGGGTCCTGTGGTCAATAAAGAAGTTGGCGTTAAAAACATTAGCAAACAAGAATTGATTGATATTTTTTCAGGAAAAATTAAAAACTGGAAAGACCTAGGCGGAAAAGATCAAGAAATCGCAGTAATCAATCGTCCAAGTGGAAGCGGAACGCGAGCAACTTTTGAAAAATGGGGACTAGATGGCGCTAAAGCTGTCCAATCTCAAGAACAAGACTCATCAGGAACTGTTCGTCAAATTGTGTCCCAAACACCTGGAGCAATCAGTTATCTTGCTTTTTCTTACATGGATGAATCAACAGATGCACTAAGTATTGATGATGTAAAACCTACAGAAGAGAATGTTGCAGATAATTCTTGGAAAATTTGGTCTTATGAACATATGTATACAAAAGGTCAACCGGATGATGATGTAAAAGCGTTTTTAGATTTTATGCTGACAGATGATGTTCAAGACGGTGTAGTCAAAGAATTAGGCTATTTACCAATCACAGCAATGAAAGTTGAAAGAGACGTAACAGGTACCATCACTAAAAAATAAGTTCTTTCCCCCTAAAGAATCAAAAGGAGGCTGGATGTGAAAACATCCGCCTCTTTTTGATTTAATCATTTTTTGGTAATTTTACTACAAACGTTGAACCAAGGCCTAAATGACTGTCGATCGTGACTGTTCCACCTAATAATTCAGTATAATTATGCACAATCGATAAACCTAAACCAGTTCCACCAGAATGCCGGCTTCTTGCTTTATCTACTCGGTAAAAGCGCTCAAAAATTCTTTCTTGGTCTTCTAAACTAATCCCGATGCCCAAATCTTTCACTGTGAAAAAGAATGTATCAGAGAATCCAAAATCAATGGTGATCGTTCCGTCAGATTGAGAATATTGAATTGCATTTTCAATCAAATTTTTAACGATCGGATAGAAAAGTTCATACTTTGTTGTGTAGGTTATTGATTCATCCCCAAGAATTTCGATTGTTAGATGTTTTTCTTTGGTTGCTTTACGATAAGAACGCAGAATTTCTTGTGTGAAAGGAAGCATGGCAACTTCTTGGTCATCATACGAAATGTTTTTTCCATCACGAGAAAGCTGTAAAATTTCCTGAATCAGTTGTTGTAAGCGCAAAGCATCTTTTTGCATGATCTCCAAAAATTGTGATAAGGTTTCAGGGTCATCTTTAGCACCGTCTAATAAGGTTTCGGTAAAGCCCAGTAAAGAAGTGACGGGTGTTTTTAACTCGTGTGAAACATTACTAACAAAGTCTTTTTGAATTTTTTCTAATTGCCTAACACGGGTTAAATCATAAGCAATTCCCAAAACTTGGTAATCATTTCCATCTTCTTCTATATAACGTAAAGACATATCTAAAATCGTTTCATTCAATGAGTCAGTTAGTTTTATTTCTTGATGTACCGAACTTTTTTCTGTGATAACTTGATGAATCAAATGGATCAGGGCAGGCTCTTTGATCACTTCAAAATAATCTTTACCGGCATCATTTTTCTCAATCATTAAAATTTCAGTCATCTTAGGATTGATCAATTGAACCTTTCCATCAACATCAATAATAAAAACACCAATCATCAGTTCATCCAGTAAGGCGTGAAATTGTTCATCAGTGGATGTGTAAGCCAAATATGTTTGGCTCATTTGTTGACTCAAGAGATTGACCGTTTGATATAATTCATTCCATTCTGGTGAATCTTGGATGATCGATCGCGCTTCATCTGGATATTTCACAATTTTTTTCAACACGGGTAAAACTGTCACCAAAGGTTCATTTTTCTGATGAAGTAATAAAAAGACGAAAGCCGTAATAATCAAAAATAAAATGCCTAAAGTAAACAGAATATAGCGCCTAAATGATCGGATACTATTAGAAAATTGTGTCGTTTCTTCTGACATTCGAATAATACCGATTAATTCACCATTTTTATCGACAGGCAATGCTAAGTAAAGTAATTCTTCTTTTAAAGTCGCACTTTTTCTCAAGGCAGAGCCGAAATCAGCACCAGAAAGAATTGCCTTAACTTCAGGACGATTACGTCTTGATTCATGCAGTGATGAATCAAGACTGTCGTAAAAAATATCCCCTTTGGCGTTCATCAATGTCAAACGCTCATTTTTATCAGTTGAATAATGTTCAATAAGCTTCTCTTCTTGATCTGAAAAATGTTGCGTTAAAAACAAATCAGGAGAGAGCTGGTCGAGAATCAATGTCCCTTTTTTTTGTAAGTACTCTTCCTGTTGGGACAATAATTCCTTTTTAAAAAAATAGTTTGTTAAAAAAATACTACCTACAAATAAAGCAAGCATCATAATTCCAACTACCCAATATTCAATACGTTGGCGTTTTTTCATTTTTTAGGCTCCTGAAAACGATAGCCAAACCCTCTAACTGTGACTAAGTAGGCAGGTCGCTTTGGATCAATTTCGATTTTATCTCTTAAATGACTGACATGGACGTCAACAATACGGCTTTGACCTGCAAAATCATAGTTCCAAATTCGATCTAACAAAGTATCTCGATCAATCACGCGATCTTTGCGTTTGATAAAGTAGACGAGTAATTCAAATTCTTTTGGCGTTAACTCAATTTTTTCGCCACGAACGCTCACTTCATAGTTTTGTTCATCAACGCTGATTTCACCTAATACCAAAGGTGCTTTAGCCGTCTCGCTAAACTCTTCTGATTTAGCTGACGTAGGTTTCAGACGTCGGAAGATCGCTTTCATTCTGGCTAAAACTTCTCTAGGACTAAAGGGTTTTGTTAAATAGTCGTCAGCACCGATTTCTAACCCGATGATTTTATCGACTTGATCATCTTTAGCGGTCAGTATCAAAATAGGGGTGTCAACTTTTTCCCTACGTAGTGATTTTGTGATTTCTAAGCCATCCATGTTCGGCAACATAAC is a genomic window of Enterococcus haemoperoxidus ATCC BAA-382 containing:
- a CDS encoding sensor histidine kinase, which translates into the protein MKKRQRIEYWVVGIMMLALFVGSIFLTNYFFKKELLSQQEEYLQKKGTLILDQLSPDLFLTQHFSDQEEKLIEHYSTDKNERLTLMNAKGDIFYDSLDSSLHESRRNRPEVKAILSGADFGSALRKSATLKEELLYLALPVDKNGELIGIIRMSEETTQFSNSIRSFRRYILFTLGILFLIITAFVFLLLHQKNEPLVTVLPVLKKIVKYPDEARSIIQDSPEWNELYQTVNLLSQQMSQTYLAYTSTDEQFHALLDELMIGVFIIDVDGKVQLINPKMTEILMIEKNDAGKDYFEVIKEPALIHLIHQVITEKSSVHQEIKLTDSLNETILDMSLRYIEEDGNDYQVLGIAYDLTRVRQLEKIQKDFVSNVSHELKTPVTSLLGFTETLLDGAKDDPETLSQFLEIMQKDALRLQQLIQEILQLSRDGKNISYDDQEVAMLPFTQEILRSYRKATKEKHLTIEILGDESITYTTKYELFYPIVKNLIENAIQYSQSDGTITIDFGFSDTFFFTVKDLGIGISLEDQERIFERFYRVDKARSRHSGGTGLGLSIVHNYTELLGGTVTIDSHLGLGSTFVVKLPKND
- a CDS encoding dihydroorotate dehydrogenase electron transfer subunit, with the translated sequence MKQEIMTIISQQQLAPRIFQMTLTGDLVNEMEKPGQFIHIKVPRVDMLLRRPISINQIDKEAKTCTIIYRTEGDGTKVFAELTTGDTLDVMGPLGNGFDVECLTAGQKAYVIGGGIGIPPMYELSKQLKQRGIEVVHFLGYASKEVAYFQDEFIALGDTRFATDDGSFGVEGNVGNLLLDAVQKEQPDAVYACGANGMLKMIAQVFSDNPNVFLSLEQRMACGMGACYACVCHVPDDETGTKSVKVCDEGPIFRASEVVL
- a CDS encoding LysR family transcriptional regulator; the encoded protein is MNIQQMKYVVAVANNGSFREAAKKLFITQPSLSNGIRELEEEIGVTLFIRTNKGASLTEEGLTFLEHAEKILTQMEIIENRYQEVTKSERFSISSQHYDFLGEVMGKVIQQFKDQYKNFRVFETTTLKVIEDVKSYHSELGIIYLNSQNQSGIERYLEQANLTYEVVGSFKTHIFLGKNHPLAKQKEIKLEQLCCYPQVRFTQEGSNFAYFSEDLIENQEQETVIYTNDRGTLMNLLVETDAYASGSGVVTGFTKKEIRLVPLAESTNNKICVLYQKNKTISTIGQFFIKELKQLF
- a CDS encoding response regulator transcription factor; the protein is MKKVLVVDDEPSIVTLLTFNLEKDGYEVISAEDGAVGYELALSNQFDFIILDVMLPNMDGLEITKSLRREKVDTPILILTAKDDQVDKIIGLEIGADDYLTKPFSPREVLARMKAIFRRLKPTSAKSEEFSETAKAPLVLGEISVDEQNYEVSVRGEKIELTPKEFELLVYFIKRKDRVIDRDTLLDRIWNYDFAGQSRIVDVHVSHLRDKIEIDPKRPAYLVTVRGFGYRFQEPKK
- a CDS encoding pyridoxal phosphate-dependent aminotransferase; translation: MDLTKRFNKQVYKIAVSTIRQFDEQVSDIEDIIKLTLGEPDFNTPEHVKTAAHDAIENNFSHYSGMSGLMDVREAATFFMKEKYGVIYQPASEVLVTVGATEAISASLLSILEPGDKVLMPAPIYPGYEPVITLAQAEPIYIDTTSNDFVLTPEMIELAMSEHGDQVKAIILNYPSNPTGVTYNREEVKAIADVLKNYSIFVISDEIYSELTYEDQHVSIAEFIPEQTILINGLSKSHAMTGWRIGFIFGPENLIAEIIKVHQYLVTAASTISQKAAVRALVEGMNDAAVMKEEYRERRDFVYEQMTAFGFEVARPNGAFYIFAKIPAGYQQDSMKFCVDLAKQEAVAIIPGVAFGKEAEGYVRISYAADLATLKEAMKRIGYYIKTNS
- the hisC gene encoding histidinol-phosphate transaminase, translating into MKGIRKITPYVPGEQPNYSDMIKLNTNENPYPPSPKVTEVLRNFDAEHLKRYSSIDNFSLKKALGIKHGLSPEHFLIGNGSDEVLAFCFLAFFNSSDPILFPDITYGFYKVWADLFQIPFKELALNSHFEIAVKNYNPPNGGIIIANPNAPTGLFKPLVEIEHLLKENQEVIVIIDEAYIDFAGQSAIKLLDKYPNLIIIRTFSKSSSLAGLRVGYAIGNPKYIQIAESIKSSFNPYSVDMLAENLAVAAVEDKKYYEEITKDICATRDWFTKIIEQSGFRSLVSKTNFVLLTHPDLVIEELYHYLETHDIFVRYFPKIERLNNYLRVSMGTREEMEKVYQLMTNYVLASKK
- a CDS encoding phosphate ABC transporter substrate-binding protein PstS family protein, which gives rise to MKKRLLSAIVLSVGLLIAGCGNQGAATGDSSNKSNDSGSTSNQPVKIVAVGSTALQPLVDAAKDQFVSEHANYTISVQGGGSGTGLSQVADGAVTIGNSDVFAEEKSGVDASKLVDHRVAVVGMGPVVNKEVGVKNISKQELIDIFSGKIKNWKDLGGKDQEIAVINRPSGSGTRATFEKWGLDGAKAVQSQEQDSSGTVRQIVSQTPGAISYLAFSYMDESTDALSIDDVKPTEENVADNSWKIWSYEHMYTKGQPDDDVKAFLDFMLTDDVQDGVVKELGYLPITAMKVERDVTGTITKK
- the pyrE gene encoding orotate phosphoribosyltransferase, with the translated sequence MTELAKRIAKDLLEIEAVFLSPNEPFTWASGIKSPIYCDNRITMSYPVVRKEIAKGLAEKIKQSYPDVEVIAGTATAGIPHAAWVADILDLPMVYIRSKAKEHGKGNQIEGRIFKGQKMVVIEDLISTGGSVLEAAAAAEREGADILGVAAIFTYELPKGKEKFAAHKMNLLTLTNYSTLIDAALESNYIEEKDVALLKEWKQDPENWLTK
- a CDS encoding dihydroorotate dehydrogenase, whose protein sequence is MMKNSLAISIPGLELKNPIIPASGCFGFGEEYAKYYDLGKLGSIMIKATTPQARFGNATPRVAETPSGMLNAIGLQNPGLDVVMNTKLPALEAYDVPIIANVAGACEDDYVEVCSKIGDAPNVKAIELNISCPNVKHGGIAFGTDPDVAFQLTQAVKKVSKVPIYVKLSPNVTDIVPVAQAIEAGGADGFSMINTLLGMRIDLKTRRPVLANQTGGLSGPAIKPVAIRLIHQVSQISNLPIIGMGGVQTVDDVLEMFMAGASAVAVGTANFTDPYICPKLIDALPSKMAELGIESLEQLIKEVREAKNL
- the pyrF gene encoding orotidine-5'-phosphate decarboxylase, translated to MSQRPIIALDFSIKMEVEAFLANFPKEESLFVKVGMELFYQEGPEIVRWLKGLGHSVFLDLKLHDIPNTVEKSMIGLAKLGVDITNVHAAGGVKMMEAAKNGLKKGTEEGAKVPILIAVTQLTSTSEKEMQQDQLIEVPLKESVLHYAKCTEKAGLDGVVCSALEAQDIHQATSEKFVCLTPGIRPSGSEVGDQKRVVTPTDARKIGSTYIVVGRPITQAEDPYEAYQSIKNEWNGEIK
- a CDS encoding carbonic anhydrase family protein; translated protein: MKNIRNMDVEWGYEGELGPEHWHTLCDWFSTGAKYPYQSPVNLSKNLINGVSASRAIDFCYKIEEFTEKEFKNTFHFVPPNTESYVIFEDEKYYLTDIHFHTPSEHTFDGEHAPLEFHLVHMNNSGDNLVVGCLFTITTDDNKFSKNQTTLKWNSQTHQQWFDPSIFLPEQKSHFHYLGSLTTPPTKGPVHWFVFDSIQKMDQDFFARIDEGMLPFNNRPVQALNGRKIYFSE